In Labilithrix sp., a single genomic region encodes these proteins:
- the vsr gene encoding DNA mismatch endonuclease Vsr — protein MNETTSGAMRLPSVWDPAPSTTVRMSRVRRSGSTPELVVRKVVRELGGTYRTQNQDLPGSPDLANRTRRWAIFVHGCFWHRHSCRRATIPRRNQSLWEAKFERNRRRDRRAIRALRDLGFLVVVVWECRVKDEARLRQRLRAQLHGRFPRRRSGLAP, from the coding sequence ATGAACGAGACTACCTCTGGAGCGATGCGCCTCCCTTCCGTCTGGGATCCGGCTCCGTCAACCACGGTGCGCATGTCGCGCGTCAGACGGTCCGGGTCGACTCCCGAGCTCGTCGTCCGCAAGGTCGTTCGTGAACTCGGCGGGACCTATCGCACGCAGAACCAGGATCTCCCCGGCTCTCCCGACCTCGCGAATCGCACGAGACGCTGGGCCATCTTCGTTCACGGGTGCTTCTGGCACCGGCACTCATGCCGACGCGCCACCATCCCTCGTCGGAACCAGTCGCTCTGGGAGGCCAAGTTCGAGCGGAACCGACGACGCGACCGTCGAGCCATTCGTGCGCTGCGTGACCTTGGATTCCTCGTCGTCGTCGTTTGGGAGTGCCGGGTCAAGGACGAAGCACGTCTTCGCCAGCGTCTACGTGCGCAGCTTCACGGAAGATTCCCGCGCCGACGCTCTGGTCTTGCTCCGTAG